One genomic window of Medicago truncatula cultivar Jemalong A17 chromosome 1, MtrunA17r5.0-ANR, whole genome shotgun sequence includes the following:
- the LOC11434984 gene encoding uncharacterized protein: MASHNNNVVATLSSCNNKPYDDHAHTNNKRKRDHASLENRKRRRNNNSRKLTFNPYQHDTNDVCLCLSLSCHHRTATTTHDDEKKKTCNDDSTVGKHNNLKLLQPIHDSTVCLHFLLSTPSCGCDQIATEQKLGGQEINAVNDQQWEIKKFLTKSDICPGLIRLMLNKDLADKFIIPHLLGGAEAARKKEGVQVKVWDFDEKELHSLVFKIWASDKYYVFTKTWIEEFIKRRKLNKGDQIGLRWDQLNNRFDFSVLHREILVCNSS; this comes from the coding sequence ATGGCTTCTCACAACAACAACGTTGTTGCTACTCTTTCTTCTTGTAACAACAAACCCTATGATGATCATGCTCACACCAACAACAAACGAAAACGTGATCATGCTTCTCttgaaaacagaaaaagaagaagaaacaataaTTCAAGGAAACTCACTTTCAACCCTTATCAACATGATACTAACGATGTTTGTCTCTGTCTTTCACTTTCTTGCCACCACCGTACGGCCACCACCACTCATGATGACGAGAAAAAGAAGACATGCAATGATGATTCTACTGTTGGCAAACACAACAACTTGAAACTCCTCCAACCCATCCATGATTCCACCGTCTGTCTCCATTTCTTACTGTCTACCCCGTCCTGCGGCTGCGATCAAATTGCTACGGAACAAAAGCTTGGGGGTCAAGAAATCAATGCTGTTAATGATCAGCAATGGGAGATCAAAAAGTTTCTTACAAAGAGTGATATCTGTCCCGGTTTAATTAGGCTTATGTTGAATAAGGATTTGGCTGATAAATTTATCATTCCTCACTTGTTGGGTGGTGCTGAAGCTGCTCGGAAAAAAGAAGGAGTACAAGTTAAAGTTTGGGACTTTGACGAAAAAGAACTACATTCGCTAGTTTTCAAAATATGGGCTTCAGACAAATACTATGTCTTCACGAAGACTTGGATCGAAGAGTTTATTAAAAGAAGGAAATTGAATAAAGGTGATCAAATCGGCCTTCGCTGGGATCAACTCAACAACCGATTTGATTTCTCAGTCCTACATCGAGAAATCTTAGTTTGTAATTCTTCATAG